The Helianthus annuus cultivar XRQ/B chromosome 16, HanXRQr2.0-SUNRISE, whole genome shotgun sequence genome includes a window with the following:
- the LOC110919774 gene encoding proline-rich extensin-like protein EPR1 has translation MAMSAAPVVPHDVDPDPKVEFVPTKPAPVGPEHAIAHEPIDAPAVALLPDPLPEPDHVDIPDVAPPVIDAPVIVPPVPDVLIVDAPVISPPVVDHAPFATHIDPRYANIMGGLRMMMTILHLSYQSHPLLHLFFEPVDVLPVHPHVSDVHRTDLPITFLQDIPQPRLGEGPSTGPHDHMPPTTAAFPFMPSFTPVAHTTSPFTPAGEPLM, from the coding sequence ATGGCGATGTCTGCCGCACCTGTCGTTCCCCATGACGTCGACCCAGATCCTAAGGTCGAGTTCGTACCCACTAAGCCTGCTCCAGTTGGCCCAGAGCATGCCATTGCTCATGAACCTATTGATGCTCCAGCTGTTGCACTTTTGCCGGATCCTTTACCTGAGCCTGATCACGTTGATATACCAGACGTGGCACCACCCGTCATTGATGCACCAGTCATTGTACCACCGGTTCCTGATGTTCTTATTGTTGATGCACCCGTTATTTCACCACCTGTTGTCGACCATGCACCTTTTGCCACACATATTGATCCCAGATATGCTAACATAATGGGTggattgaggatgatgatgactaTCCTCCATTTGTCCTACCAGTCACACCCCCTGCTGCACCTGTTTTTTGAACCAGTCGATGTCCTACCGGTCCACCCGCACGTATCTGATGTCCACCGCACAGACTTACCCATCACCTTCCTACAGGACATACCTCAACCCCGTCTAGGGGAAGGACCTTCTACTGGGCCACACGATCACATGCCACCCACGACAGCAGCTTTTCCATTTATGCCCTCTTTTACACCAGTTGCACACACTACATCTCCTTTTACACCCGCGGGTGAGCCACTTATGtag